GCCCGCCATGTCCATGCCCGGCTCGGCGATGCGCCAGCGCGAGGCGGTGCCGCCCTCGTTCACCACCGCGTTCATGCCCTCACGCACCACAGCGAAAGCCTCGTCGCCGAAGGGCAGCGGATCGGCCAGCGGCCGCGGCTGCGCCACGCCGCCCACCGTATGGACGATGCGCGGCGTCACCGCGCGGCCGCTGGCAATGCGCGCCGCCAGCGTCGCGAGCTGCAGCGGCGTCGTCAGCACATAGCCCTGGCCGATGCCGGTGACGAGCGTCTCGCCCATCTGCCACGGAATGCCGAAGCGGGCTTCCTTCCACGCAGCGCTCGGGATGAAGCCCGAATTCTCGCCCGGGATCTCGATGCCGGTGGCGGCGCCGAGGCCCAGCGCCCGCGCCGCCGCTTCCATCTTGTCGATGCCGAGCCGGCGCGCCACTTCGTAGAAGAACACGTCGCAGGACTGCGCGATGCCGCGCTTGAGGTCCACGCCGCCATGACCGCCGCGTTTCCAGCAATGGAACTGGTGATTGCCGATGGTCGTCGCGCCCGTGCAGACGACGTGCAGGTCCTTGAGGCCGTTCTGCATCGCCGCCAGCGCCATCGCCGGCTTGAAGGTCGAGCCCGGCGGATAGGCGCCCGACAAGACCTTGTTCATCAGCGGCTTGTGGTCGTCGGTGATCAGCGACTTCCACTGGTCGGGCGAGATGCCGACATTGAAGAGGTTCGGGTCGTAGCCGGGCGTCGAGGACAGCGCGAGCACGTCGCCGGTCTGGGCGTCGAGCACGCAGCAGGCAGCGCTCTCCGTCCCCATGCGCTGGTCGGTGAAACGCTGCAGCTCGGCATCGATGGTGAGCCAGACGTCCTTGCCCGGCACGCCCTGGTCCCGCGAGAGCTCGCGGATGACGCGGCCATAGGCGTTGACCTCGACGCGGCTGGCGCCGGCCTGGCCGCGGACCTCGGAATCGAACGCCTTCTCGATCCCGCGCTTGCCGATGCGAAAGCCCGGCAGGCCGAGCAGCGGATCGTCGTCGTCCTTCTTGTCGTCGGGGCTGACCGCCGCGACATAGCCCAGGATATGCGCGAGGTCCGAGCCATAGGGGTAGTCGCGAGTCTCGCCGACATCGGGCTGGATCCCCGGCAGGTAGGGCAGGTGCATGTTGATCCGCGCGAACTCCTCCCAGGAGAGGTTCTCCGCCACCGGCACGGGCACGAATTTCTTGTTCGCCGCGATGTCGTGCGCCACCCGCTTCTTCTGCGCGTCGGTGAGCACGATGAGCTTGCCGATCGAATCCAGCGCCGCGTCGACGCCTTCGGTCGCCTGCTCGGAGACGATCAGCACGCGGTAATTGCGCCGGTTGTTGGCAAGCTCGGTGCCGAACCGGTCGAGGATGCGGCCGCGCGGCGGCGGCGTCAGGCGCTGGCTGACGCGGTTCTCCTCGGCCTGGGTCTTGTACTGGTCGCCGTTCTTGATCTGGAGCTGATAGAGCCGCCCGCCCAGGATGCCGAACACCGCCACCATGCCGCCGGTCAGGCCGAGCGAGCGGCGGGTGAAGCTGGCGTAGCGGCTCTTGTCCTTGCGGTCGAACAGCGGCATCAGAAATCGCTCCTGAGCGGCCCGACCACACGGCGATGGATGCCGCCCAGGATCACGACGGCGAAGACATAGGCGATGACGGTGACGGCCAGCTCGGCCAGCACCGGCGCCAGCGGCTGCACCCGCCAGTGATAGACGTCGACGATGAGGTAGGCGCTGACGCAGGCGACGAGCGCGGTGAGCGCGAAGCCCATCAGCGCCCCCAGCCCGGAGAGCCCCGCCAGCACGTCGCGCTGGCTGTCGAGGAAGGCGTAAGCCGCGACATAGGACGCCGCCCAGACGCCGGGCGGGCTGCCCGGACCGGAGAGGAAATCCTCCAGCAGGCCCAGCATGAAGGCCCAGAAGGGCGACATCAGGTCGGGCCGGACGATGCCCCAGAAGTAGAGCGGCATCAGCGAGAGCAGCGGCGGCGGCACCAGATTGCCGAGGAAGGAGATCGGGAAATTCGCCGCCAGCGCACCCAGCGCGCCCAGCAGCACGGGCGTGATCGCCGAGAGGATGCGTCCGCCGATCATGCCGCCCGCGCGCTCCATCGGTCTATTCGGCTCCGCCGGCGTCTGGCGTGGCGTCGGACGGCGCGGGCTTGGCCGTGTTGGCCGCGGCGGGCTGCGGCGGCTTGGCGCCGTTCGCCGCGGCCGGCTGCGGTGCGCCGGCATTGACGCCGGGTGGCGTGGTGGTGGGCAATCCGTTCGGCGCGGTCGCGGGTATCGGAGCCGGCGGCGCGGCGGGCGGCAGGCCCGCGGCCGTGGCCGGCAGGTCGGCCGGAGACACCGCGGGAGGCGCTTCGGCCTTCTGCTTGAAGTCGACGATATTGACGTCCTCGCTCGAAGCGGGATCGGCGAGCAGCGCGACGCGAAAGCCGCCCGAGGGATCGGCGACCACGGTACCGATGGCGAGACCCGGCGGCAGCAATCCGCCGTCCCCCGAGCTGACCACCTGCATGCCGGGCTTGAGCACCACGT
The nucleotide sequence above comes from Rhizomicrobium sp.. Encoded proteins:
- the mrdA gene encoding penicillin-binding protein 2; amino-acid sequence: MPLFDRKDKSRYASFTRRSLGLTGGMVAVFGILGGRLYQLQIKNGDQYKTQAEENRVSQRLTPPPRGRILDRFGTELANNRRNYRVLIVSEQATEGVDAALDSIGKLIVLTDAQKKRVAHDIAANKKFVPVPVAENLSWEEFARINMHLPYLPGIQPDVGETRDYPYGSDLAHILGYVAAVSPDDKKDDDDPLLGLPGFRIGKRGIEKAFDSEVRGQAGASRVEVNAYGRVIRELSRDQGVPGKDVWLTIDAELQRFTDQRMGTESAACCVLDAQTGDVLALSSTPGYDPNLFNVGISPDQWKSLITDDHKPLMNKVLSGAYPPGSTFKPAMALAAMQNGLKDLHVVCTGATTIGNHQFHCWKRGGHGGVDLKRGIAQSCDVFFYEVARRLGIDKMEAAARALGLGAATGIEIPGENSGFIPSAAWKEARFGIPWQMGETLVTGIGQGYVLTTPLQLATLAARIASGRAVTPRIVHTVGGVAQPRPLADPLPFGDEAFAVVREGMNAVVNEGGTASRWRIAEPGMDMAGKTGTAQVRVITRNERQSGVLKDTALPWNLRDHGLFIAFAPVAAPRYALACIVEHGALGHPQVQIAHDVLLFAQKRNPLALRAAYPTNAAMAAPPAPLGGRG